The Sphingomonas sp. So64.6b genome includes a region encoding these proteins:
- the coaE gene encoding dephospho-CoA kinase (Dephospho-CoA kinase (CoaE) performs the final step in coenzyme A biosynthesis.) codes for MITIGLTGSIGMGKSTVAAMFADRGIPVFDADAAVHRLQGKAGRLVAAIEAMFPDTTGPEGVDRTRLGEAVLGHPAALKRLEALVHPAVAEERAAFLAENSAAPLVVFDIPLLFETGGESRVDKVVVVSAPTDIQRHRVLARPGMHADRLDAILARQTPDAEKRARADYVIPTGGSLAETRAAVDAVIACLIGPEGR; via the coding sequence ATGATCACGATCGGGCTGACCGGATCGATTGGTATGGGCAAATCAACCGTCGCGGCAATGTTTGCCGATCGCGGCATACCGGTGTTCGATGCCGACGCGGCAGTGCACCGGCTGCAGGGCAAGGCTGGCCGGCTGGTCGCAGCGATCGAGGCGATGTTTCCCGATACGACCGGCCCCGAGGGCGTCGACCGGACCCGATTGGGCGAGGCGGTACTCGGCCATCCGGCAGCGCTCAAGCGACTCGAGGCACTAGTCCATCCCGCCGTGGCCGAGGAGCGTGCCGCATTCCTCGCCGAAAATTCCGCTGCGCCGCTTGTCGTGTTCGACATTCCTTTGTTGTTCGAAACCGGTGGCGAATCGCGCGTCGACAAGGTGGTCGTGGTCAGCGCGCCGACAGATATCCAGCGCCACCGTGTACTCGCTCGGCCGGGCATGCATGCCGACCGGCTCGATGCGATTCTCGCGCGTCAAACGCCCGATGCGGAGAAGCGCGCGCGCGCCGACTATGTCATTCCGACGGGCGGTTCGCTCGCTGAGACGCGCGCTGCGGTCGATGCGGTGATCGCTTGCTTGATCGGTCCCGAAGGTCGATAA
- a CDS encoding shikimate dehydrogenase: MNRRYAEVIGDPIAQSKSPLIHGFWIEALGIDAEYRAHLVTAEGLPAYFAARRDDPLWQGCNITLPHKQAALELIEDRGGVRGTIGAINLALRVEDGAVIGTNTDAGGFYAPISGLDLAGKPVVVIGAGGAARAVLFALSRLGVGPVTIINRNVLKAAALLSSFGLKGNALPLGNAIPSAALLVNTSALGMVGQPPLEIDLAPLPDDAVVYDIVYAPLETPLLAAARDRDLDTVDGLDMLIGQAALAFELLFGAESPRDRDDELRDLLMS; encoded by the coding sequence ATGAACAGGCGTTATGCGGAGGTGATCGGCGATCCGATCGCGCAGTCCAAATCGCCGCTGATCCATGGGTTCTGGATCGAAGCGCTCGGCATCGATGCCGAATACCGTGCGCATCTCGTCACGGCCGAGGGCCTGCCGGCCTATTTCGCCGCGCGGCGCGACGATCCGCTCTGGCAAGGGTGCAATATCACCTTGCCGCATAAACAGGCGGCGCTGGAGTTGATCGAGGACCGCGGTGGCGTGCGCGGTACGATCGGCGCGATCAATCTTGCGCTGCGCGTCGAGGATGGCGCAGTGATCGGCACCAACACGGATGCTGGCGGATTCTATGCGCCAATCTCCGGACTCGATCTGGCCGGCAAGCCGGTGGTGGTTATCGGCGCAGGCGGGGCTGCCCGTGCGGTGCTGTTCGCGCTGTCGCGACTTGGGGTCGGACCGGTGACGATCATTAATCGCAATGTGCTGAAGGCGGCCGCCTTGCTGTCGTCATTCGGGCTGAAGGGCAACGCGTTGCCGCTCGGCAACGCGATCCCGTCCGCCGCCTTGCTGGTCAACACCAGCGCGCTCGGCATGGTCGGTCAGCCGCCACTCGAGATCGACCTGGCACCGCTGCCCGATGATGCAGTGGTCTACGATATCGTCTATGCGCCGCTCGAAACGCCGCTGCTCGCGGCAGCGCGTGATCGCGATCTCGATACGGTCGATGGCCTCGACATGTTGATCGGTCAGGCGGCGCTCGCCTTTGAACTGTTGTTTGGGGCGGAATCGCCGCGTGATCGCGATGACGAATTACGCGACCTGCTGATGTCATGA
- a CDS encoding nucleoside triphosphate pyrophosphatase, producing MKLVLASKSASRRAMLTAAGVPFEAVAAGVDEESAKAALAGEGLAARDMADALAELKALKVSQRDGESLVLGSDSIVALEDGTMLDKPVDRAQAADHLRRLSGKRHELVSAAVMAEQGRAVWRIVDRAKMHVRPLSASFIETYLDAEWPAISGCVGCYRIEGPGAQLFSRIEGSQFTVLGMPLLPVLDYLRVRGVLPA from the coding sequence ATGAAACTGGTCTTGGCCTCGAAAAGTGCTTCGCGTCGTGCGATGCTCACCGCGGCGGGTGTGCCGTTTGAGGCGGTCGCGGCAGGAGTCGATGAGGAGAGCGCCAAGGCAGCGCTCGCCGGCGAAGGTCTGGCCGCGCGCGATATGGCCGACGCGCTGGCCGAGCTGAAGGCGCTGAAAGTATCGCAGCGCGACGGCGAGTCCCTGGTGCTGGGCAGCGATTCGATCGTTGCGCTCGAGGACGGCACGATGCTCGACAAGCCGGTCGATCGTGCCCAGGCGGCCGACCATCTCCGCCGCCTTTCAGGCAAAAGGCACGAGCTGGTCAGTGCCGCGGTGATGGCCGAACAGGGCCGTGCGGTCTGGCGCATCGTCGATCGCGCCAAAATGCATGTGCGGCCGTTGTCCGCGAGCTTCATCGAAACCTATCTCGATGCCGAATGGCCGGCCATTTCTGGGTGTGTCGGCTGCTACCGCATCGAAGGTCCGGGCGCTCAGCTCTTCTCACGGATCGAGGGTAGCCAGTTCACCGTGCTCGGTATGCCGCTGCTACCGGTGCTCGATTATCTCAGAGTGCGGGGAGTGCTGCCGGCATGA
- a CDS encoding pyruvate, water dikinase regulatory protein gives MRLHLHLLSDSTGETLENIAKAALAQYDDVETIRHFWPMVRTEAHLERILQEIAQNPGLVIFTLVNSTTRRTLEARCRALGLPAVAPLDSVNDALSGLLGQQAKARPGRQHALDAAYFARVDAIQFTMAHDDGIGWENWEEADIVLAGVSRSSKTPTSIYLANRGFKTANIPIVVESPPPAMLYSLKHPLVVGLTTSADRLIQVRRNRLLSLNQVPETDYVNEEAVTREVAYARRMFADNGWPVIDVTRRSIEETAAAIIALVGERDGAP, from the coding sequence ATGAGATTGCACCTCCATCTCCTCTCCGATTCCACCGGGGAGACGCTGGAGAACATCGCCAAGGCGGCGCTGGCGCAATATGACGATGTCGAGACGATCCGTCATTTCTGGCCGATGGTTCGCACCGAAGCGCATCTCGAGCGGATCTTGCAGGAAATCGCACAGAATCCCGGCCTGGTGATTTTCACTCTGGTCAACAGCACGACGCGTCGTACGCTTGAGGCGCGATGCCGGGCGCTTGGCCTCCCGGCCGTGGCGCCGCTCGATTCGGTCAATGATGCGTTGTCCGGCTTGCTCGGCCAGCAGGCCAAGGCGCGGCCCGGTCGGCAACATGCGCTGGATGCTGCCTATTTCGCGCGGGTCGACGCGATCCAGTTCACCATGGCGCATGATGACGGCATCGGCTGGGAGAATTGGGAGGAAGCGGACATCGTCCTGGCGGGTGTATCGCGCTCGTCGAAGACACCGACCTCGATCTATCTCGCCAATCGTGGCTTCAAGACCGCCAATATCCCGATCGTGGTGGAATCGCCGCCGCCGGCAATGCTTTATTCGCTCAAGCATCCGCTGGTGGTGGGCCTGACGACTAGCGCCGACCGGTTGATCCAGGTGCGACGCAATCGACTGTTGTCGCTCAATCAAGTGCCCGAGACCGACTATGTGAATGAGGAAGCTGTGACCCGGGAGGTCGCCTATGCCCGGCGCATGTTCGCGGATAATGGCTGGCCGGTGATCGACGTGACGCGGCGCTCGATCGAGGAAACGGCGGCGGCGATCATCGCATTGGTCGGCGAGCGCGACGGTGCTCCGTGA
- the hemE gene encoding uroporphyrinogen decarboxylase, with translation MTDAPDFKPAIEKPLLATLNGAKFAIPPVWLMRQAGRYLPEYRALRAEKGGFLALATDPDTAAEVTLQPIHRFGFDGAILFSDILIVPWALGQDLSFGVGEGPRLEPALVDHALAGLQAAPERLEPVYGTVARVAAALAPETTFLGFAGSPWTVATYMVAGHGSRDQGETRRFAYADEGAFGTIIDAIADMTIEYLSRQIAAGVDVVQLFDSWSGSLSPAQFERWVIAPTARIVAALHDRHPDTPVIGFPKGAGGKLPAYARETGVDALGLDETVDPLWAAASLPRDLPVQGNLDPLVLIAGGEAQDAAAAHILEAFADRPHIFNLGHGILQDTPIAHVERLLDFVRTPR, from the coding sequence TTGACCGATGCCCCGGATTTCAAACCCGCGATTGAGAAACCCCTGCTCGCCACGCTGAACGGCGCGAAATTCGCTATACCACCGGTATGGCTGATGCGTCAGGCTGGCCGGTATTTGCCGGAATATCGCGCGCTTCGGGCGGAAAAAGGCGGTTTTCTGGCGCTGGCGACAGATCCTGACACCGCCGCCGAAGTCACGCTGCAGCCAATCCACCGCTTCGGTTTCGACGGCGCCATCCTGTTCTCGGATATCCTGATAGTGCCTTGGGCGCTGGGTCAGGATCTAAGCTTCGGCGTGGGTGAAGGACCACGACTGGAACCTGCGCTGGTCGATCATGCGCTGGCGGGCCTGCAGGCGGCCCCTGAGCGTCTTGAACCGGTCTATGGCACCGTCGCGCGCGTTGCGGCAGCGCTGGCGCCTGAGACGACGTTTCTGGGCTTTGCGGGAAGTCCCTGGACCGTGGCCACCTATATGGTCGCGGGCCATGGCAGTCGCGACCAGGGCGAGACGCGCCGTTTTGCCTATGCCGATGAAGGGGCTTTCGGCACGATCATCGATGCGATCGCCGACATGACGATAGAGTATCTGTCGCGCCAAATCGCAGCTGGGGTCGATGTGGTGCAATTGTTCGATAGCTGGTCGGGCAGTCTGTCGCCGGCGCAATTCGAACGCTGGGTGATCGCCCCGACCGCGCGGATCGTCGCTGCGTTGCATGATCGTCATCCCGACACGCCGGTGATCGGTTTTCCCAAGGGGGCCGGTGGCAAGTTGCCAGCCTATGCCCGGGAAACCGGCGTCGATGCGCTCGGTCTCGACGAAACGGTCGATCCCCTATGGGCCGCCGCCTCGTTGCCCCGCGATCTACCGGTACAGGGCAATCTCGACCCGCTCGTGCTGATCGCCGGCGGCGAGGCGCAGGACGCCGCGGCGGCCCATATCCTTGAAGCGTTCGCTGATCGCCCGCATATCTTCAACCTTGGCCACGGCATCCTGCAGGACACGCCGATTGCTCATGTCGAGCGGCTGCTCGACTTCGTAAGGACGCCGCGATGA
- a CDS encoding CopD family protein: MIGMLGTAYPWVKAAHIIFVIFWMAGMFMLPRYLVYHQEAAPGSAEAQTWVERENKLRKMILTPSMILVWILGLLLAANLGLFSGTPGLGWLHTKLLLVVVLSGYHGWAVGYAKKLAAGKQTLTGKQLRMLNELPAILVTLIVVLVIVRPF; this comes from the coding sequence ATGATCGGAATGCTCGGCACCGCCTATCCGTGGGTCAAAGCGGCGCATATCATCTTCGTGATCTTCTGGATGGCCGGTATGTTCATGCTGCCGCGTTATCTGGTTTACCATCAGGAAGCGGCGCCTGGTTCGGCTGAGGCGCAAACATGGGTTGAGCGCGAGAACAAACTGCGCAAGATGATCCTGACTCCGTCGATGATCCTGGTCTGGATTCTGGGACTGCTGCTCGCCGCCAATCTCGGCCTGTTTTCCGGCACGCCGGGTCTCGGCTGGCTCCACACCAAGCTGCTTCTGGTCGTGGTGCTGAGCGGCTATCATGGCTGGGCGGTCGGTTATGCGAAGAAACTCGCCGCGGGAAAGCAGACGCTGACCGGCAAACAGCTGCGCATGCTCAACGAACTCCCGGCGATTCTCGTCACGCTGATCGTCGTTCTGGTAATTGTTCGCCCCTTCTGA
- the rho gene encoding transcription termination factor Rho, translated as MHLKDLKNKKPAELVEMAEGLGIEGASTLRKQDLMFAILKVQAENGEQIMGLGTIEVLPDGFGFLRSPEANYLAGPDDIYISPNQVRKFGLRTGDTVEGEIRGPKDGERYFALVKLTAVNFDDPDAVRHRVNFDNLTPLYPDEKLTLDPQDPTIKDKSARVIDIVSPQGKGQRALIVAPPRVGKTVLLQNMAKAITDNHPEVFLIVLLIDERPEEVTDMQRSVKGEVISSTFDEPAQRHVQVAEMVIEKAKRLVEHKKDVVILLDSITRLGRAYNTVVPSSGKVLTGGVDANALQRPKRFFGAARNIEEGGSLSIIATALIDTGSRMDEVIFEEFKGTGNSEIVLDRKVADKRIFPALDVGKSGTRKEELLVDQGKLSKMWVLRRILMQMGTIDAMEFLLDKMKNSKTNEDFFDSMNQ; from the coding sequence ATGCATCTCAAAGACCTCAAGAACAAAAAACCCGCTGAACTGGTCGAAATGGCCGAGGGCCTTGGCATCGAGGGGGCATCGACGCTGCGTAAGCAGGATCTGATGTTCGCGATCCTCAAGGTCCAGGCCGAAAATGGCGAACAGATCATGGGGCTTGGCACGATCGAAGTGCTGCCTGACGGTTTCGGTTTTCTGCGCTCGCCGGAGGCGAATTACCTCGCTGGACCGGATGATATCTATATCTCGCCCAATCAGGTCCGTAAGTTCGGCCTGCGCACCGGCGATACGGTCGAAGGCGAAATCCGCGGGCCCAAGGACGGCGAACGCTATTTCGCGCTGGTCAAACTGACCGCGGTCAATTTCGACGATCCCGATGCGGTCCGTCACCGCGTCAATTTCGACAACCTCACTCCGCTTTATCCCGACGAGAAGCTGACGCTCGATCCGCAGGATCCGACGATCAAGGACAAGTCGGCGCGGGTCATCGATATCGTGTCGCCGCAGGGCAAGGGCCAGCGCGCGCTGATCGTTGCGCCGCCGCGCGTCGGCAAGACCGTGTTGTTGCAGAACATGGCCAAGGCGATCACCGACAATCACCCCGAGGTGTTCCTGATCGTCCTGCTGATAGACGAACGCCCCGAGGAAGTGACCGACATGCAGCGTTCGGTGAAGGGCGAGGTGATTTCCTCGACCTTCGACGAACCGGCGCAGCGCCACGTTCAAGTCGCTGAAATGGTTATTGAAAAGGCCAAGCGCTTGGTCGAGCACAAGAAGGATGTTGTCATCCTGCTCGATTCGATCACGCGTCTTGGCCGTGCTTACAACACTGTCGTGCCGTCATCGGGCAAGGTGTTGACCGGCGGTGTCGACGCGAACGCGCTGCAGCGCCCGAAGCGCTTTTTCGGTGCCGCGCGCAACATCGAGGAGGGTGGCTCGCTCTCGATCATCGCCACCGCGCTGATCGATACCGGCAGCCGCATGGACGAAGTGATCTTCGAGGAATTCAAGGGCACCGGTAACTCGGAAATCGTGCTCGATCGCAAGGTCGCCGACAAGCGTATCTTCCCGGCGCTCGATGTCGGCAAGTCCGGCACGCGTAAGGAAGAGCTGCTGGTCGATCAGGGCAAGCTGTCGAAGATGTGGGTATTGCGCCGCATCCTCATGCAGATGGGCACGATCGACGCGATGGAATTCCTGCTCGACAAGATGAAGAATTCGAAGACCAACGAAGATTTCTTCGATTCGATGAACCAGTAG